A genomic segment from Alistipes senegalensis JC50 encodes:
- a CDS encoding PLP-dependent aminotransferase family protein translates to MSSPESKGFKQLTIDRSLPEAIYIQIADRIISAIKDGSLLPGTALPSTRQLSAELKVNRNTVVRAFEILSAEGWISTTERHGTVVSETLPLAVGSKRNRPLIADSEEIFRGGQIFIDDGIPDITRSPINELARAYRRVFKQKARWQIMNLSNKLGDLHFREALSGMLNRNRQMRTSAGQLCITRGSQMALFLTAHCLLKKDDVILVENPGFKPAWEAFRHAGARIIPVKVEPDGICVEDIERFAGRDSVKAVYLTPHHQYPTTVTLSLSKRLRLIELSNHYGFTIIEDDYDNEFHFGLRPVMPIAAYDEVQNYVYIGTFSKLIAPAIRIGYIYSSIDFIERVGELRRIMDMQGDNFMEQALLDLIDSGELRRHQKRMAEVYRKKRDFFASMLEKHLHEKVKYNIPTGGLAFWLVPTNDKIDLYKVREQANKSFVHFYTPDRFSFSEPVCGIRLGYASLSDEDLEKGLSILGKYL, encoded by the coding sequence ATGAGTAGTCCAGAAAGCAAAGGCTTCAAGCAACTGACCATTGACAGAAGTTTGCCTGAAGCGATTTATATACAGATTGCGGACAGAATTATCTCCGCCATTAAAGACGGTTCGCTCCTGCCGGGAACGGCGCTGCCCAGTACACGGCAGTTGAGTGCAGAATTAAAAGTCAATCGGAATACCGTTGTACGGGCATTTGAAATCCTCTCGGCCGAAGGTTGGATCAGCACAACAGAACGGCACGGGACTGTCGTGTCGGAAACATTGCCGTTGGCTGTGGGTTCCAAGAGAAACAGACCGCTGATTGCGGATAGCGAAGAAATATTCCGAGGCGGACAGATATTCATCGACGACGGCATTCCCGATATTACCCGTTCGCCGATAAACGAACTGGCAAGAGCCTATCGGCGGGTTTTCAAGCAAAAAGCAAGGTGGCAGATAATGAATCTCTCCAATAAACTGGGCGATTTGCATTTCCGTGAGGCCCTTTCCGGGATGCTGAATCGAAACAGGCAGATGAGAACCTCCGCCGGACAATTATGTATAACGCGCGGGAGCCAGATGGCGCTGTTCCTGACTGCCCATTGTCTGCTGAAAAAGGACGATGTGATCTTGGTGGAGAATCCCGGATTCAAACCTGCGTGGGAGGCATTCAGACATGCGGGAGCCAGAATCATTCCTGTCAAGGTGGAACCGGACGGCATCTGCGTGGAGGATATAGAACGATTCGCCGGACGGGATTCCGTCAAAGCCGTATATCTGACACCTCACCACCAGTATCCTACCACCGTGACATTGAGCCTGAGCAAACGCTTGAGGCTTATCGAGCTGTCAAACCATTACGGATTTACAATCATAGAGGACGACTACGATAACGAGTTTCATTTCGGTCTCCGACCCGTAATGCCGATAGCCGCTTATGACGAGGTGCAGAATTACGTGTACATAGGCACATTCAGCAAACTGATTGCTCCGGCCATACGAATCGGTTATATTTATAGCTCCATCGATTTCATTGAAAGAGTGGGAGAACTCCGCAGAATCATGGATATGCAGGGTGACAATTTCATGGAGCAGGCTTTGCTCGACCTGATCGATTCCGGCGAACTTCGCAGGCATCAGAAAAGGATGGCCGAAGTCTATCGGAAAAAAAGAGACTTTTTCGCTTCCATGCTGGAGAAGCATCTGCACGAAAAGGTGAAGTACAATATCCCGACGGGTGGTCTGGCTTTCTGGCTGGTTCCCACTAACGATAAAATAGACTTGTATAAGGTCAGAGAACAAGCAAATAAATCCTTTGTACATTTCTATACGCCGGATCGTTTCAGCTTTTCAGAGCCTGTATGCGGAATAAGACTGGGGTATGCGTCGCTGTCGGATGAAGATTTGGAGAAAGGACTTTCGATATTGGGGAAATACCTTTAA
- a CDS encoding helix-turn-helix domain-containing protein yields the protein MEIVIVEEKTFEALLAATETLVGKVGVLCCRCNDKQMQKWLDGQEVCRLLRINPRTLQTLRDNRMIAFTRVNRKFYFRPEEVVRLLKEAALLQSGREDT from the coding sequence ATGGAAATAGTTATCGTAGAAGAGAAAACATTCGAGGCGTTGCTCGCCGCTACGGAGACGCTCGTGGGAAAGGTCGGCGTGTTATGTTGCCGTTGCAATGACAAGCAGATGCAGAAGTGGCTCGACGGGCAGGAGGTATGTCGCCTGTTGCGTATAAACCCGCGAACCTTGCAGACCTTGCGCGACAACCGGATGATCGCCTTCACGCGGGTGAACCGCAAGTTTTATTTCAGGCCGGAGGAAGTTGTGCGGCTGTTGAAAGAAGCCGCCTTATTGCAATCCGGGCGAGAGGATACCTGA
- a CDS encoding acyloxyacyl hydrolase — MKNKIRIWKTAVLAGTLLFLSGTAAAQTPPGTAPPADETTSEAPDSLRHRGSDTYRAGYRAGYRAGYEAGLRGRSGFDAARPAAAENRVRSGKTASERRFMHRLGGEFRPEYIFPTNPFVQGNNTAGQPIDLSLSGHLRYSFQFRPGSLPDRIYGGAYQGIGVAYYDFGNPDELGNPVAAYLFQGARIARISPRLSFDYEWNFGLSFGWKPYDEETNRLNMMMGSKMNAFLNVDFFLNWMVTREVDFSAGVSLSHFSNGNTKFPNAGLNSVGLRAGLTYNFGRNPSEAPTTTAYPAFPRHFSYDLTLFGSWRRKGIEDGDIQVAAPDAYTVVGFNFASMYNFGYKFRAGVSLDGVYDGSANISIADQLVPMGGRPDLVVEKPGFDRQIALGVSARGEFVMPYFNIGIGLGVNVLHKGGDLKSFYQMLTLKVAVTHSSYVHIGYSLRDFHMPNFLMLGVGYRFNNKYPRHR; from the coding sequence ATGAAAAACAAGATACGGATCTGGAAAACTGCGGTTCTCGCGGGAACCCTGCTCTTCCTGTCCGGAACGGCCGCGGCACAAACGCCTCCGGGCACGGCTCCCCCGGCCGACGAAACGACATCCGAAGCTCCCGACAGTCTCCGTCACCGTGGCAGCGACACTTACCGCGCGGGATACAGGGCTGGGTACCGCGCAGGTTACGAAGCCGGGCTGCGCGGACGGTCCGGATTCGACGCCGCCCGGCCTGCCGCCGCAGAAAACAGGGTCCGCAGCGGCAAGACGGCCTCCGAACGCCGCTTCATGCACCGCCTCGGCGGCGAGTTCCGCCCCGAATACATCTTCCCGACCAACCCCTTCGTACAGGGCAACAACACGGCCGGGCAGCCCATCGACCTTTCGCTCTCGGGACACCTCCGCTACTCGTTCCAGTTCCGCCCGGGATCGCTCCCCGACCGGATCTACGGCGGCGCCTATCAGGGCATCGGGGTCGCCTACTACGACTTCGGAAACCCCGACGAGCTGGGCAACCCGGTCGCGGCCTACCTCTTCCAGGGAGCCCGCATCGCCCGCATCAGCCCCCGGCTGTCGTTCGACTACGAGTGGAATTTCGGCCTTTCGTTCGGCTGGAAGCCCTACGACGAGGAGACCAACCGGCTCAACATGATGATGGGATCGAAGATGAACGCCTTTCTCAACGTCGATTTCTTCCTCAACTGGATGGTCACGCGCGAAGTCGATTTCTCGGCGGGCGTCTCGCTCTCGCACTTCTCCAACGGCAACACCAAGTTCCCCAACGCGGGCCTCAACTCCGTGGGCCTGCGCGCCGGACTGACCTACAATTTCGGCCGCAACCCCTCCGAAGCCCCCACGACAACCGCCTATCCGGCCTTCCCGCGCCATTTCAGCTACGACCTCACGCTGTTCGGCTCGTGGCGCCGCAAGGGCATCGAGGACGGCGACATACAGGTAGCCGCACCGGACGCCTATACGGTCGTGGGGTTCAATTTCGCCTCGATGTACAACTTCGGCTACAAGTTCCGCGCGGGCGTGTCGCTCGACGGCGTTTACGACGGCAGCGCCAACATCTCCATCGCCGACCAGCTCGTACCGATGGGCGGCAGGCCGGACCTCGTGGTGGAAAAACCCGGATTCGACAGGCAGATCGCTTTGGGAGTTTCGGCCCGCGGGGAGTTCGTGATGCCCTACTTCAACATCGGCATCGGACTGGGTGTCAACGTCCTGCACAAGGGCGGCGACCTGAAATCATTCTACCAGATGCTGACCCTGAAAGTCGCCGTGACGCACAGTTCCTACGTCCACATCGGATACAGCCTGCGCGACTTCCACATGCCCAATTTCCTGATGCTGGGCGTCGGCTACCGCTTCAACAACAAATACCCCCGGCACCGCTGA
- a CDS encoding SIR2 family protein: MVRSVWSTNFDGLVERAAQQANITPICINLDCTDRIYRTESTSELLYIALHGDYKYTSLKNTSKELDNQHPTFVTALKRYFNDKNLIVIGYSGRDQSLMSALTEAFSERGSGRIYWCGYGSHISPEVESLLRTAREASRDAYYIDTDGFDKTMFSLVINCFQADIEKKKEIMSILESVPEDNDTSSFSIHITRTDKYLKSNLYPIIFPKELFQFEIEYHEGERPWTLLREITKDQNIIAVPYKQKVYALSTSSAINNVFGSRLKSDIERIPVSMDDIERKSSYRELFLSATLQSIAIIRGLNVDIRHNTLWRSDIFRNDNGTLIHEAIECSLVFVPQQKYALLSLRPTIYIENSHMVSKEKKQEYARIYLDKMWNQAYSKKLAQWENIIFGGARLSFEVPQNSGSGFKFQISHNCGFSEIQYQDNTERGYSSKSYDNKRTIYRGLQLKEPELEFVNTFADRPFLDSNPMRGLSNHRPYDSWQKDVLLQNVRLGVICPNVHTDIFKSFLQRLNTTIQANDNSDYIQPYTGFHSIYKTLLEIPDNGTDKWINIEATPKDTLSLARSICFQANSLADKYPGIVIVIFIPASWSIHRQFKHNGESFDLHNYIKAYAAQHRFTTQIIEEKTLRDPMVCEICWWLSLALFVKAMRIPWALANLDSDTAYAGIGYSVKTNSKGKVDIVLGNAKGQGLRYKLSKVEQPRFDRKKNPYLTYEEAFKFGITIRELFVKSMDRLPRRVVIHKRTPFKKEEIEGITHALMQAGIKDIDLITINYEYDAKFIAQKVYYDNISDDSYPVSRGTCIKLSSRNALLWTHGVVPSIRERRRYYPGGRCIPSPLKITKYYGKGEISTIASEIIGFTKMNWNSFNLYTKLPATIDTSNTLAQVGNLLHQYNGATYDYRYFI, encoded by the coding sequence ATTGTCAGATCTGTATGGTCAACCAACTTCGATGGCTTGGTCGAACGTGCTGCTCAACAAGCCAATATTACGCCTATTTGCATAAATCTGGATTGTACCGATCGAATATATCGGACGGAAAGTACCAGTGAATTATTATATATTGCCTTACATGGAGATTATAAATATACATCATTAAAAAATACTTCTAAAGAGTTGGATAATCAACATCCGACTTTTGTAACAGCATTAAAACGATACTTCAATGATAAAAATCTCATAGTAATCGGCTATAGTGGTCGTGATCAATCCCTAATGTCGGCATTGACTGAAGCATTCTCTGAAAGAGGCTCTGGACGGATATATTGGTGTGGCTATGGTTCCCATATTTCACCCGAAGTGGAATCTCTTTTGAGGACGGCAAGAGAAGCGAGTCGGGATGCATATTATATTGATACCGACGGATTTGACAAGACGATGTTTTCGCTTGTTATAAATTGTTTTCAAGCTGATATCGAGAAGAAAAAAGAGATCATGTCTATATTGGAAAGTGTTCCCGAAGACAATGATACATCTTCATTTTCAATTCATATAACGCGAACGGACAAATACTTGAAAAGTAATTTGTATCCCATAATTTTCCCAAAAGAATTGTTTCAATTCGAGATAGAATATCATGAAGGTGAAAGACCTTGGACTCTTTTAAGAGAGATTACTAAAGACCAAAATATTATAGCTGTTCCATACAAGCAAAAAGTATATGCTTTATCCACAAGTTCAGCTATCAACAATGTATTTGGTTCCCGACTAAAAAGCGATATCGAACGGATTCCCGTTTCAATGGACGATATAGAGCGAAAAAGCAGTTATAGAGAACTGTTTTTAAGCGCCACGCTTCAAAGTATTGCGATAATTCGAGGACTCAATGTCGATATTAGGCATAATACACTTTGGCGCTCCGATATTTTTAGAAATGACAATGGCACTTTGATACATGAAGCTATAGAATGTTCGCTCGTTTTTGTGCCACAGCAAAAATATGCTCTGCTTTCTTTGCGACCTACAATATACATAGAAAATTCTCACATGGTATCGAAAGAGAAAAAGCAAGAATATGCGCGAATCTATTTGGATAAAATGTGGAATCAAGCATATAGTAAAAAACTCGCCCAATGGGAAAATATTATATTCGGTGGTGCTCGTCTTTCTTTTGAAGTTCCCCAGAATTCCGGGAGCGGATTCAAATTTCAGATAAGCCATAATTGCGGATTCTCCGAAATACAATATCAGGACAATACCGAACGCGGATATTCATCCAAATCGTATGATAACAAAAGAACCATCTATCGAGGACTTCAGCTCAAAGAACCTGAATTGGAATTTGTAAATACATTTGCAGACAGACCTTTTTTAGATTCAAACCCCATGAGAGGACTGTCAAATCACAGACCTTATGACTCTTGGCAGAAAGATGTATTGCTGCAAAATGTAAGATTGGGCGTAATATGTCCTAATGTACATACGGATATATTCAAATCTTTCTTGCAACGATTAAACACAACCATTCAAGCGAACGATAATTCGGATTATATTCAGCCATATACGGGATTCCATAGTATATACAAAACATTGTTGGAAATTCCCGACAACGGTACTGATAAATGGATAAATATAGAAGCTACTCCAAAAGATACGCTATCTCTTGCACGATCAATATGCTTTCAAGCCAATAGCTTGGCAGATAAATATCCGGGAATTGTGATTGTAATTTTCATTCCCGCATCTTGGAGTATTCACAGACAATTCAAACATAACGGGGAATCATTTGATTTGCATAATTATATAAAAGCGTATGCTGCCCAACATCGTTTCACAACGCAAATCATAGAAGAAAAGACTTTGAGAGACCCTATGGTGTGTGAAATTTGTTGGTGGCTGTCATTAGCTTTATTTGTTAAGGCAATGCGTATTCCTTGGGCATTAGCTAATCTTGATTCAGATACAGCGTATGCAGGCATAGGTTATAGCGTCAAAACGAATAGCAAAGGCAAAGTGGATATTGTCTTGGGTAATGCTAAAGGGCAGGGTTTAAGATATAAATTATCAAAAGTAGAACAACCTCGATTCGACAGAAAAAAGAATCCATATTTAACCTATGAAGAAGCTTTTAAGTTTGGAATAACCATACGCGAATTGTTTGTCAAATCTATGGATAGATTACCCCGTCGAGTCGTTATTCACAAACGAACTCCATTCAAAAAGGAGGAGATCGAAGGCATTACTCACGCATTAATGCAAGCTGGTATTAAGGATATTGATTTAATAACTATCAATTATGAATACGATGCCAAATTTATTGCTCAAAAGGTCTATTATGATAATATTTCCGACGATTCATATCCTGTTTCGCGGGGAACCTGCATAAAGTTGTCGTCAAGGAATGCTTTACTATGGACACATGGCGTTGTTCCGTCAATTAGGGAGCGACGACGTTACTATCCCGGTGGTAGATGTATTCCGTCGCCTCTTAAAATTACCAAATATTACGGCAAAGGGGAAATTTCAACTATTGCTTCTGAAATCATAGGATTTACAAAGATGAATTGGAATTCATTCAATCTTTATACCAAATTACCGGCGACGATTGATACGTCAAATACATTAGCACAAGTGGGAAATTTGCTACATCAGTATAATGGAGCGACTTATGATTATCGGTATTTTATTTAA
- a CDS encoding pyridoxamine 5'-phosphate oxidase family protein gives MRRKDREVKDMDGIFDIIERCDVVHLGMVDNGKPYVVALNFGYEREGDDLILYLHCAMEGRKIDILRGNPDVYFQMDCVNEFIEGTSERPCSYCWRYDSVMGSGQVEFVEDAQEKIYALNKLIQHVGKTDEIFSFPPASFARTRVLRIRSNDITGKHHE, from the coding sequence ATGAGAAGAAAAGACAGAGAGGTCAAAGATATGGACGGTATCTTCGACATTATAGAAAGATGCGACGTCGTGCATCTGGGTATGGTGGATAACGGGAAACCGTATGTCGTCGCCCTCAATTTCGGATATGAACGCGAGGGCGATGACCTGATTCTTTATCTGCATTGCGCTATGGAAGGTAGAAAAATTGACATTTTGCGCGGCAATCCCGACGTATATTTCCAGATGGACTGCGTGAACGAGTTTATCGAGGGGACATCGGAACGGCCTTGTTCCTATTGCTGGAGATACGACAGCGTGATGGGCAGCGGACAGGTGGAATTTGTCGAGGATGCGCAGGAGAAAATATACGCTCTTAACAAGCTGATTCAGCATGTAGGAAAAACCGATGAGATATTTTCATTTCCGCCTGCATCATTTGCCCGTACCCGTGTACTGCGCATACGCTCCAATGATATTACAGGCAAGCATCATGAATAG
- a CDS encoding RteC domain-containing protein, with product MIMTHYITADHLVDTATKAVTEELFREFDKALQSFCNEEQDRIVVFRTLRYTRIRLYVLRKYLSDDEAATRNTQSRFLEIALGYINTELELLTRYGGRAETPAMRMRWTGTLVEMVELIYGLQEMRCIDDGDTPINELFAFFGSQFGLEIKVRNCYDTYLDIKRRKNDSRTYFLDKMRDRLNLRMQRDDEKEMKRRR from the coding sequence ATGATTATGACACATTATATTACGGCGGATCATTTGGTCGATACCGCCACAAAAGCCGTCACGGAGGAACTCTTTCGTGAATTCGACAAAGCCTTGCAATCGTTTTGCAATGAAGAACAAGATAGAATAGTTGTTTTCCGCACGTTGCGCTACACCCGAATCCGATTGTATGTTTTACGAAAATACCTTTCCGATGACGAGGCTGCGACACGTAATACACAAAGTCGTTTCTTAGAAATAGCACTCGGTTATATCAATACGGAATTGGAACTGCTTACCCGGTATGGAGGCCGAGCCGAAACACCTGCCATGCGCATGCGCTGGACCGGCACACTTGTCGAAATGGTCGAGTTGATTTACGGCTTGCAGGAGATGCGTTGTATCGACGACGGAGATACTCCGATCAACGAGCTGTTCGCTTTTTTCGGCTCGCAGTTCGGACTGGAAATAAAAGTTCGGAATTGCTACGATACCTATCTGGACATCAAACGTCGTAAGAATGATAGTCGGACGTACTTTCTCGACAAGATGCGCGACCGGCTGAATCTGCGAATGCAACGAGACGATGAAAAAGAAATGAAACGACGACGATGA
- a CDS encoding linear amide C-N hydrolase, giving the protein MKTPVMTMLGAAALAVFPPQAEACTRAVYLGPDGMTATGRTMDWREDPLTNLYIFPRGTARRGANTDNTVFWTSKYGTLSAAGYDIGITDGMNEAGLVANLLFLPESVYERSGDTRPVMGLSIWTQYVLDNFATVDEAVAELEKEAFRIDAPDLPNGVKSRLHLAISDASGDSAIFEYRDGKLEIHHGRQYQVMTNSPFYADQLAILGYWQQIGGLTMLPGTNRASDRFVRASFYINAVAQSADPKIAVPAVMSVMRNVSVPYGVSMPDKPHVASTRWRTVCDQKNRVYYFEPTLAMETFWIDLAAIDFSKGSGERTLTLAGGQSYAGDATAKFRKSAKPFAFLFGA; this is encoded by the coding sequence ATGAAAACTCCCGTTATGACGATGCTGGGCGCCGCTGCGCTGGCCGTCTTCCCGCCCCAGGCCGAAGCCTGCACCCGCGCCGTTTATCTCGGACCCGACGGCATGACCGCGACGGGCCGCACGATGGACTGGCGCGAAGATCCGCTCACCAACCTTTACATCTTTCCGCGCGGCACGGCGCGCCGCGGTGCGAATACGGACAACACCGTTTTCTGGACCTCGAAATACGGCACGCTCTCGGCCGCCGGCTACGACATCGGCATCACCGACGGCATGAACGAGGCCGGGCTGGTCGCCAACCTGCTCTTCCTGCCCGAATCGGTCTACGAGCGTTCCGGCGACACGCGCCCCGTGATGGGGCTGAGCATCTGGACGCAGTATGTGCTGGACAATTTCGCCACGGTGGACGAGGCCGTCGCCGAATTGGAGAAGGAGGCGTTCCGCATCGACGCCCCCGACCTGCCGAACGGCGTGAAATCGCGGCTCCACCTGGCGATCTCCGACGCTTCGGGCGACAGCGCGATTTTCGAATACCGCGACGGCAAGCTGGAAATCCACCACGGACGCCAGTATCAGGTGATGACCAATTCGCCTTTCTACGCCGACCAGCTGGCGATCCTCGGCTACTGGCAGCAGATCGGGGGGCTCACGATGCTGCCGGGAACCAACCGCGCTTCGGACCGTTTCGTGCGGGCGTCGTTCTATATCAACGCCGTCGCGCAGTCGGCCGATCCGAAGATCGCCGTACCGGCCGTGATGTCAGTCATGCGCAACGTTTCGGTGCCCTACGGCGTTTCGATGCCCGACAAACCGCACGTCGCTTCGACGCGCTGGCGCACGGTCTGCGACCAGAAGAACCGGGTCTATTACTTCGAACCGACGCTGGCGATGGAGACTTTCTGGATCGACCTCGCGGCGATCGACTTTTCGAAGGGCAGCGGCGAGCGGACCCTTACGCTCGCCGGCGGACAGAGCTACGCGGGCGACGCTACGGCGAAATTCCGCAAGAGCGCCAAGCCTTTCGCGTTTCTCTTCGGGGCGTGA
- a CDS encoding pyridoxamine 5'-phosphate oxidase family protein yields the protein MKSHQLTTEQINRLLQECRTGSLATVGNDNTPYITPIHYVYKDGSIYFHGLPKGQKISNIKANPSVSFNVYNMVRLLLDESGNPCDTNTEYQSVIAQGRAEIVSDIDRKRTVLDAIVDKYTPRYSGQRLPDNMVKGTAVVAINVTELTGKYWE from the coding sequence ATGAAAAGTCATCAACTGACTACGGAGCAGATTAACCGGCTTTTACAGGAATGCCGAACCGGAAGTTTGGCTACTGTCGGAAACGACAACACTCCCTACATAACGCCGATTCATTATGTATATAAAGATGGCAGCATATATTTCCACGGATTGCCCAAAGGGCAAAAGATAAGCAATATAAAGGCGAATCCGTCTGTGAGTTTCAATGTTTACAACATGGTGAGGCTGCTGCTCGATGAAAGCGGGAATCCCTGCGATACCAATACGGAATATCAAAGCGTGATAGCACAGGGACGGGCGGAAATCGTGAGTGACATAGACCGTAAAAGAACTGTTCTCGATGCGATTGTGGATAAATACACCCCTCGGTATTCGGGACAGCGACTACCCGACAACATGGTGAAAGGGACTGCCGTCGTGGCAATCAATGTAACGGAACTGACAGGGAAATACTGGGAATAA
- a CDS encoding YggS family pyridoxal phosphate-dependent enzyme has translation MVDIKGNLAKVAATLPRDVELLAVTKFHPVEALREAYDCGLRRFGENRVQELLSKQPHLPSDIKWHFIGHLQSNKVRQVVGRVEMIESVDTVRLLNIIDRESQRAGVVSKVLLQLHVAREETKFGFSVDELMDFFENRGFESLSAVHICGLMGMASNTDDYERVSSDFREIARCYNLIRNDERFGLCGFDILSMGMTNDYEIAIREGSNHVRIGTAIFGEREY, from the coding sequence ATGGTCGATATAAAGGGCAACCTTGCGAAGGTCGCAGCTACTCTGCCTCGGGATGTAGAGTTGCTCGCCGTCACGAAATTCCATCCGGTCGAGGCTTTGCGAGAAGCCTACGACTGCGGACTGCGCCGATTCGGAGAAAACCGTGTGCAGGAGTTGCTTTCCAAGCAACCTCATCTGCCCTCCGATATAAAGTGGCATTTCATCGGTCATTTGCAATCGAACAAGGTAAGACAGGTAGTCGGTCGCGTCGAGATGATAGAAAGCGTGGATACGGTGCGGCTTCTGAACATCATAGACCGTGAATCCCAACGTGCCGGGGTCGTAAGCAAAGTTTTGCTTCAGCTCCATGTCGCCCGCGAGGAAACGAAGTTCGGTTTCTCGGTGGATGAACTGATGGATTTCTTCGAGAACAGAGGTTTTGAATCCCTGTCGGCCGTACATATCTGCGGACTGATGGGCATGGCATCGAACACGGATGATTACGAACGGGTATCCTCCGATTTTCGGGAAATAGCACGTTGCTATAACCTGATAAGAAACGATGAGCGGTTCGGATTGTGCGGCTTCGACATATTGAGCATGGGGATGACCAATGATTATGAAATCGCCATACGCGAAGGCAGCAACCATGTGAGAATCGGCACAGCCATTTTCGGTGAACGGGAATACTGA
- a CDS encoding arylamine N-acetyltransferase family protein produces MYTYEQIKTYFDRINYHGGMERSVGNLTAMHRLHLLYIPYENLDLLNDVPLSLAEEDLYDKIITKRRGGYCFELQGVFCHLLKSLGYSVAQYAGRFMDEPWHIQMRRHRILVVSLNGKRYVCDVGVRSESPRVPLELVENRVQSDSISEYRYEKDSFYGWVLMQKERNKDWKPLIGFTEEPQIDDDFIMPSFYCEKHPDSTFNKFMKISIFTDDSNKTIVGDVFGVYSDAIVKERYKIKSNEEAMNILAVVFGIEVPKNYRTRI; encoded by the coding sequence ATGTACACCTACGAGCAGATAAAGACATATTTCGACCGCATAAATTATCATGGCGGCATGGAGCGGTCTGTGGGAAACCTTACGGCGATGCACAGACTGCATCTGCTATATATTCCCTACGAAAATCTGGATTTGTTGAATGACGTTCCCCTTTCGCTTGCGGAAGAGGATTTATACGATAAAATCATAACGAAACGACGCGGAGGCTATTGTTTCGAGCTGCAAGGAGTGTTTTGTCACCTGTTGAAATCGTTGGGATATTCGGTCGCTCAATATGCAGGTCGCTTTATGGATGAGCCTTGGCATATCCAGATGCGTCGCCACAGGATTCTGGTTGTCAGTCTGAACGGGAAAAGATATGTCTGCGATGTAGGTGTCAGAAGCGAATCGCCGCGTGTTCCGCTCGAACTGGTCGAAAACCGGGTGCAATCCGATTCCATAAGCGAGTATCGCTATGAGAAAGATTCCTTTTACGGATGGGTGCTGATGCAAAAGGAGCGGAACAAGGACTGGAAGCCGCTTATAGGCTTTACCGAAGAACCGCAGATCGACGATGATTTCATAATGCCGTCATTCTATTGCGAGAAGCATCCGGATTCTACGTTCAATAAGTTCATGAAAATCTCGATTTTTACGGACGACAGCAACAAAACGATTGTAGGCGATGTTTTCGGCGTATATTCCGATGCCATAGTTAAAGAAAGGTACAAGATTAAGTCCAATGAGGAGGCAATGAATATTCTGGCAGTTGTTTTTGGTATTGAAGTACCGAAGAATTATCGAACTCGTATATGA
- a CDS encoding helix-turn-helix domain-containing protein — protein sequence MNDSNVITSEDGRIASALHALKKCAKEVDKLMDDFHPPLGGERYMTDKEVIARLKVSRRTLQEYRTMRKIPYIVFGGKVLYRESDIEKMLAENYRKAIL from the coding sequence ATGAATGACAGTAACGTAATCACGTCGGAGGACGGACGCATCGCGTCGGCATTGCACGCTTTGAAGAAATGCGCAAAGGAGGTAGATAAGCTCATGGACGATTTTCATCCGCCGCTCGGAGGAGAACGATACATGACCGACAAGGAGGTGATCGCCCGGCTGAAAGTCAGCCGACGTACCTTGCAGGAGTATCGTACCATGCGCAAGATACCCTATATCGTGTTCGGCGGCAAAGTCCTCTATCGGGAATCCGACATCGAAAAGATGCTCGCGGAAAACTACCGCAAGGCAATTCTCTGA